CGGGCGGCGCGCAGCACGTCCACGTGCAGGGTGATCCGGGCCGACTGGCCGAAGGACTCCCAGATGTGCCGGGTCATGCTGGTCGGGTAGACCGGGCCGATGTACGGCGCGAGGACCGGCTCGTCGTGCACCACGTACGGCCGGCCGGAGAGGTCGACCGCGGCCCGGACCAGCACCTCGTCCATCGGCACGGTGGCCGAGCCGTACCGCCGGATGCCGGCCTTGTCCCCCAGCGCCTGGTCGAACGCGGCGCCCAGCGCGAGCGCGGTGTCCTCCATCGTGTGGTGCGCGTCGATCTCCAGGTCACCGACCGTGCGGACGGTGAGGTCGAAGCCGCCGTGCCGGGCGATCTGGTGCAGCATGTGGTCGTAGAAGCCGACGCCGGTGCTGATCTCGGCCTGGCCGGTGCCGTCGAGGTCGAGCACGACCAGGACGTTGGTCTCCTTGGTGATCCGCTCGATCCGGGCGGTGCGACTCATGAGATCTTCTCCATTGCGGCGAGGAACGCGTCGGTCTCGGCAGGGGTGCCGGCGGTGACCCGCAGCCAGCCGGGCAGGCCGACGTCGCGGACCAGCACGCCCGCGTCGAGCAGGGTCCGCCAGGCCGCCGCCTGGTCGCCACCGACCTCGAAGAGCACGAAGTTGGCGTCGCTGTCGGCCACCCGGCGGCCCCGGGCGCGCAGCTCGGCCACGATCCGGTCCCGCTGCGCCATGATCGCGTCGACGGTGCCGAGCAGGGCGTCGCGGTGCGCCAGCGCCGCGCGGGCGGCGGCCTGGGTGAGCGCCGAGAGGTGGTACGGCAGGCGGACGAGCTGCACCGCCGCCACCACCGCCGGGTCGGCGGCGAGGTAGCCGAGGCGGCCACCGGCGAAACCGAACGCCTTGCTCATCGTCCGGGTCACCACCAGCCGGGGGTGGCCGGGCAGCACCGCCAGGGCGCTGACCGTGCCGGGGCGGGCGAACTCGGCGTACGCCTCGTCGACGACCACCATGCCGGGGGCGACGTCGAGCACCGCGGCGACCACCGCCGGGTCCAGCGCGGTGCCGGTCGGGTTGTTCGGCGAGCAGAGGAAGACCACGTCCGGGGTGTGCTCACGGACCTGGGTCACCGCCTCGTCGACGGTGAGCCCGAAGTCCACCCCACGGGCGGCCGGGATCCACCGGGTGCCGGTGCCGAGCGCCAGCAGCGGGTGCATCGAGTACGCCGGGACGAAGCCGAGCGCGCTGCGCCCCGGGCCGCCGAACGCCTGGAGCAGCTGCTGCTGGATCTCGTTGGAGCCGTTGGCCGCCCACACCTGATCGACGGTCAGCCCGTGCCCCAGGTACGCCGCCAGGTCGGCGCGCAGCGCCACCGCGTCCCGGTCCGGGTAGCGGTTGAGCTCCCGCAGCTCGGCCGCGAGGGCCTTGCCGATCGCCTCGACCACCGGCTCCGGCACCGGGTAGGAGTTCTCGTTGGTGTTCAGCCGCACCGCGACGTCGAGCTGCGGCGCCCCGTACGGCCTCAGGCCCCGCAGGTCGTCCCGGATCGGCAGGTCGTCCAGGGTGGTCACGGCGTCTCCCCCGCGAACCGGACGCTGACCGCCTGGCCGTGCGCGGGCAGGTCCTCCACCGTCGCCAGGGTGACCACGTGCGGGGCCACCTCGCGCAGCGCCTCCCGGGTGTACTCCACCAGGTGCACGCCGCGCAGGAACGACTGCACCGACAGCCCCGAGGAGTGCCGGGCGCAGCCGCCGGTGGGCAGCACGTGGTTGGAGCCGGCGCAGTAGTCGCCGAGCGACACCGGCGCCCAGGCGCCCACGAAGATCGCCCCGGCGTTGCGGACCCGCATCGCCCACTCCCGGGCGTTCTCGGTCTGGATCTCCAGGTGCTCGGCCGCGTACGCGTCGACCACCCGCAGACCCGCCGCCAGGTCGTCGACCAGCACGATGCCGCTCTGCTCGCCGCCCAGCGCGGTGCTCACCCGCTCGACGTGCTTGGTGGCCGGCACCTGCCGGGCCAGCTCCTCGTCCACCGCGTCGGCCAGCGCGAGCGACGGGGTGACCAGGACGCTGGCCGCGAGGGGGTCGTGCTCGGCCTGGCTGATCAGGTCGGCGGCGACGTGCGCCGGGTCGGCGGTGTCGTCGGCGAGGATGGCGATCTCGGTCGGGCCGGCCTCGGCGTCGATGCCGACCACCCCGCGCAGCAGCCGCTTGGCGGCGGTGACCCAGATGTTGCCCGGGCCGGTGATCATGTCGACCGGGTCGCAGCGCAGCGCGCCCTCGGGGTCGACCGCCGCGCCGTAGGCGAGCATCGCCACCGCCTGGGCGCCGCCGACGGCGTACACCTCGTCGACGCCGAGCAGCGCGCAGGCCGCGAGCACCCGCTGGTCGGGCAGGCCGCCGTTCTCCTTCTGCGGCGGGCTCACCACCACCAGCGAGCGCACCCCGGCGGCCTGGGCCGGAACGACGTTCATCACCACGGTCGACGGGTACATGGCCAGGCCGCCGGGGACGTAGAGGCCGACCCGGTCCACCGGCACCCAGCGCTCGGTGACCGTGCCGCCCGGCACGACCTGGGTGGTGTGGTCGGTGCGGCGCTGGTCGGCGTGCACCTTCCGGGCCCGGGTGATCGACTCCAGCAGCGCCGCGCGCACCTGCGGGTCCAGCGTCCCCTCGGCCTCGGCGATCACCTCGGCGGGAACCCGCAGCACCTCGGGGCTGACCCCGTCGAACCGCTCGCTGGCCTCCCGGATCGCCGGGTACCCATGGTCCCGGACCGCCTCCACGAGCGGGCGGATCCTCTCGACGGCCACGGAGACGTCGAGCTGGGCACGGGGCAGCAGGCGGCGCGGGTCACGGACCCCGCCGCGCAGGTCGATCCGATTCAACACCCTTGCGAGTCTAGGCGGCGCCCACGCGGGCGGCCCTCGCCGCCCGGACGGCGGGACGGTGAGCCGGGACACGCCGGACGCGGCGGATCGGGCTACGCTCGGACGCGTGACCGCACGGCTGCCGGTGTTCCCGCTCGCAACGGTGCTCTTCCCCGGTCTGGTGCTGCCGCTGCACATCTTCGAGGAGCGCTACCGCACGTTGATCCGCGACCTGGTCGGGCGGCCCGAGGGGGCGCCCCGCGAGTTCGGTGTGGTGGCGATCCGCACCGGCTGGGAGGTCGCCCCCGCCCCCGGCCGGGCCGTCCCCGGCGGCGGCGAGGTGACCCTGCACGAGGTGGGCTGCACCGCCGAGCTGCGCCAGGTCACCGAACTCGACGACGGCGGCTTCGACATCGTCACCGTGGGCCGGCGGCGGTTCCGCATCGCCGACGTCGACCGGGCCTCCGCGCCGTACCTGACCGCCGAGGTCCAGTGGCTGCCCGAGCCGTCCGGCACCGACGAGGTGACCGAGCTGCTCGCGGCCCGGGTGATCGCGGTCTTCCGGCAGTACCTGGCCCTGGTCCGCCCCGGCGAGCAGGAGGTCTCCGAGCAGCTCCCGGAGGACCCGACGGTGCTGTCGCACCTGGTGGCGGCGACCGCCGCGCTGACCGTCGCCGACCGGCAGCGGCTGCTCGCCGTCGACGACACCGCCGCGCGGCTCCGCGCCGAGCTGCGGCTGCTCAACCGCGAGGCGGCTCTGCTGCGCCAGGTCCGGGCGGTTCCGGTGCCGCTGTCGGACTTGGCCTCCCCCCCGACCCCCAACTGACCACCCACCCCCGCCGACGCGATCCCCTCCGTTTGCGGCGTGTCGCGGTGTCCCTGGCGGGAGAGGCCGTGACCTGCCGCAGACGCGTGGATCACCCGGCCGCCAGCGGTCCGGGTGGCTCAGTCCCGGCCAGGGGCGGACGCCCCGCCGGGGGGACCGGGCACGCCGGAGCCTTCGGGCACGGCCAGGCCGGTCGGCTCCGACACCGGCTCCGGCCGCAGCGACGGCCAGCGCGACCAGCCGGCCAGCAGGGTGTACGTCACGGCGGCGGCGAACGCCGGCAGCAGCACGTCACCGAAGGGCACCGGCAGCACACCGAAGACCCACTCGATGCCGCCGGCCCGCAGGTCGGCGGGCTTGCCGAAGGCGGTGCCCTCCGGGGCGTCGGCCAGCAGCCGCTGGTAGCCGCCGAGCCCGATCCGGCGTCCCACCTGCCAGCCGACCAGCGCGGCGCCGAGCCCGCCCAGGGCGGTCGCGCCGAGCACGGCGGGCCCCCGGCGGCGACGCAGCACGACCCACAGCCCGATCGCGGCGAGCACCCCGAACCCGAGCCCGAGCAGGCTGAACCAGCCGTCGGCCGCGATCGGCTGCTCCGGCTGCGGCTGCGCGTAGACGGCGCCGTCGGCCGTCTTCACCACCGGGGTGTCCGGGGCGACGGCGGCCCAGAGCAGGCCGAGCGGCACGCCCAGCGCGGTGATCCCGAGGACGGTGGCGGCGAGCACCGCGACCGTGCGGCGCAGCGGTTCGCGCGGCTGCGGCGGCGCGGCGTACGCCGGGGGCCAGAGGATCCCCGGGGGCGGCCAGGCCCCGGTGGGCGTGCCGGAGAAGGGCGGTGGGGCCCCACCGTCGGCGGTGGCGGCCGGCGGGGCGCCGCCGTCGGGCCCGGCGGCCGGCGCGGCGCCGGGATCGTTCGGCGCCGGTGTCCCGGCGAAGGGCGTCGACGCGGCGGGGACCGGCGGGTGGGCGGCGTCGACGGGGTCGGCGGGCGCCGGGGCGGCGCGGCCCGGCTCGGCGGGACGGTGCGGATCGGGGGTGTCCGGGCTCACCCGACGATCTTCTCAGGCGCGGCGGCGCGGTGGGGCGTCGGTGGCCCGACACCCCCTCAGCGGGCGAACGGCTCCAGCATCACCGCGGCGGCGCGCAGCCACGCCTGCCGGGTCTCCGGCTGGAGCTGGTGGTACTCGATCGAGGAGCCGGTCTCCAGCGCCGGGTCGTACGGCACCACGGCGACCGCCCGGGTGCGGGTGGCGAAGTGGCGCTCCAGGTCGTCCTGCAAGGACGAGCGGCCCGGCGTGGGGCAGGAGATCAGGGTCACCGCGTTGTCGGCCAGCTCGCCCATGCCCACCTCGTGCAGCAGGTCGAGCATCCAGTCGGCGCTGAACGCGGCGTCCTCGCGGGGCACGGTGGTCACCACGAGCTGGTCGGCGGCGTGCATCACCGTGCGCCAGTTGGCGCTCTCCACGTTGTTGCCGGTGTCCACGCAGACCACGTCGTGGGTGCGGCGCAGCAGCTCCAGCACCCGCTTGACGGTGAACTGGTCCAGCCGTTGGGCGAAGCGGGGGCTCTCCTCGCCGGCCAGCACGTCGTACGAGCCGTCGGAGGCGTGCCGCAGGTAGTCGTCCAGCGCCTCCAGCAGGTCGGCGCCGTCCCGGATCTCGATGTGTGCCAGGTCGCTGATCAGGTGCCGGATGGTCCGGGCGTGCCGGGCGCTGCCGGCGCGCAGCCCGAGGGTGCCGCGCAGCTCGTTGTCGTCCCAGGCCAGCACGCCACGGCCCCGGACGCTGCCGACGGTGGCCGCGGCGAGCACGGTGGCGGTGGTCTTGTGCACCCCGCCCTTGGGGTTGGCGAAGGCGAGCACCCGGGGCGTGCCCAGGTCCCGGCGGAGGATGCCGGCGGCCCGCTCCTGCTCGTCCTGCGGGGTCTGCGGGCGCCACTCGATCCGGGCCGGCTCGATCCGGGCCGGGTAGGCCCGGTCGGCCGTCACCGCGGGGTACGCCGGCTCGGCCGGGTACGCCGGCTCGGCCGGGTACGCCGGCTCGGCCGGATAGGCCGGCGCGGCCGGGTAGGCCGCCTCGGCCCGGTAGCCGGGCTGCTGCGGGTAGGTCGGCTCGGCCGGCGCGTACCCGGGGCGGTAGCCGTCGTCGAGCAGCGGCGCGTACCGGGACTCGGTCGGGGGCGGCTCGTGCCGGTAGCCGTTGTCCAGCAACGCGTACCGGGACTCCGCCACCGGCTCCGGCGGGTAACCCGGGTCGGCCCGGTGGCCGGGGTCGGGCGGGTAGCCGGGCTGCGCCCGGTAGGCGGGGTCGACCCGGTAGCTGGCCTCGGCCCGGTAGCCCGGGTCCGCGCCGTACGTCGGCTGGGCGGGTGGCACGGCGGCCGAGGCCCGCCCGGACCATCCGGTGCCCGACCCGCGCCGGGGCAGCGGATCCCGTGCCGGCGGCTCCTCCGCCCGGCGGTCGGCCTCCACCTGCTCGGGGGTGCGGCCGCCGAGGCGGGCACGGTCAAGCAACGCGCGCCATCGTGGTGCCGGTTCGGCCGACCGGCCCCAGCCGGTCTCGGTGCCGTCCAAGGCTCGCCCTCCCCGCGCCATCGATCTCCGCCTGACAGGCTACGAACGAAACCCTATTCGGACCACACCTGTCTGCGCACATCCCCCGTCGGGCATCCTCGCCCACCCCCGGCCCGGCCACCCCCGGTGACCACGTCCTACGAGGTCGGAGCGGGTGCGGCGGCTCCCGCACCGGCGGAAGCGGCCGGTGAGGAACTGATCACGCCCGGTGCCGCTTCCGACGAATCGCCCACCGCAGGACCGGTCGGGACCAGCGCGGTGTCCACCGGCGGCCGCACCACGTCCCACTGTTCGGGCAGCGGCGGGGTGAAGACCGTCCGGTCCAGCCGACGTACCTCGGGGGCCGGGTCGACCACGCGGACGCCGGGCCGGGCGGCCAGCGCGCGCAGCGCCACCGGTTCGGCGCGGACCACCGCAGCGTAGACGCAACCGCACCCGCTCCGGTAGGCCCGCGCCTCCTCGGCGGCGACCTGCGCCCCGCTGTCGTACACCCGGCGCAGCCCGGCGTCGGTGGCGCTGGCCGCCCGCGTCCGCTGGTCGGCGGCCTCCCGGTCCTTCCGGTCGGCCAGCGTGGACATGCCGGCGACGACGTCCTGCGGCAGCAGTTGGGCCGGCAGGTGCACCACCTCGGTCTGCCGGTCGGGCAGCGGCACCCGGGTCACCACCTCGACCACCGCCGTGCCCGCCAGCACCGCCGGCAGCCGACCCGGCGGGAGGTAGCCGTCGAAGGAGACCAGGGCGTACGCGGCCGGCCCGGTCGCGGGCAGCGCGGCGAGTTCCGCGCCGGCGGACCGGACGTACCCCGGGATCGCGTCGCCCTGGCGGACGCCGACCCGGGTGACCTCGCCGACCGTGCGGTCGCCGACCGGCTCGTCGCGGCGGGCGGCCCAACCGGCGGTGAGCAGCACCGCCCCGGCGCAGAACACGGCCGTCGTGCCCAGCCAGCCGGGCCGGCCGCGCCGGGATGTCCCGGCAGGGGCGGGGTCGGCGGACGGCGGGGCGTCCCCGGGTCGGCTCGGCGCGGGCACGTCAGTCGCGCAGCACCGACAGCGCGTGCGCCAGGTCGTCCGGGTACTCGCTGACGAAGGTCACCTCGTCCCCGGTACGCGGGTGCAGGAAACTCAGCGAGCGGGCGTGCAGCCACTGCCGGCTCAGCCCGAGCCGGGCGGAGAGGGTCGGGTCCGCCCCGTAGGTGAGGTCGCCCACGCACGGGTGCCGCAGCGTCGAGAAGTGCACCCGGATCTGGTGCGTCCGCCCGGTCTCCAGCCGCACGTCGAGCAGGCTGGCGGCGGGGAACGCCTCCAGCGTGTCGTAGTGGGTGATGCTGGGCTTGCCGCCGGAGACCACCGCCCAGCGGTAGTCGTGGTGCGGGTGCCGGTCGATCGGGGCGTCGATGGTGCCGCGCAGCGGGTCCGGGTGGCCCTGCACCACGGCGTGGTAGCGCTTCTCCACCTCGCGGTACTTGAACGCCCGCTTCAACGCCGTGTACGCCTGCTCGCTCTTGGCCACCACCATGACGCCGGTGGTGCCGACGTCGAGCCGGTGCACGACGCCCTGCCGCTCGGCCGCGCCGCTGGTGGAGATCCGGTGCCCGATGCCGGCGAGACCGCCGATCACGGTCGGCCCGGTCCAGCCGGGGCTGGGGTGGGCGGCCACCCCGACCGGCTTGTCGACCACCACGATGTCGTCGTCGGCGTAGACCACGGTCAGCCCGGGCACCGCCTGCGGCACCACGGTCGGCGGGGCGGCCGGGGCCGGCAGGGTGACCTCCAGCCAGGATCCCGCCTTGACCTTGTGGGAGTTGGCCCGTACGACGCCGTCGACCAGCGCGTCCCCGGCGTCGACCAGGGCCGCCGCGGCGGTGCGGGAGAGCCCGAAGAGCCGGGCGACGGCCTGGTCCAGGCGCATGCCGTCCAGACCGTCCGGGACGGGCAGGGACCGGTGGTCGCCGCCGGCGGCGAAGGCCGAGGTCATGCCCGCTCCCGCTGCTCGGTCCCGGCCGGCGTGGCCTCGGTGTCCCTGCCGTCGTCCTTGCCGAGGCGGCTGCCGTCGCGTTGCCGGCCGGTCAGCTCCAGCAGCACGGCCAGCACCACCCCGGAGACCAGCGCGCTGTCGGCCAGGTTGAACACCGGCCAGACCCGGCCGTACGGGTCGAAGAGGCTGACCATGTCCACCACGTGCCCGACGAAGTGCCCGGGGGCGCGGAAGATCCGGTCGACGAGGTTGCCCAGCGCCCCGCCCAGCACCAGGCCGAGCGAGATCGCCCACGGCAGCGACCGCAGCCGCAGCGCCATCCAGGCGATCCAGCCCACCACGCCGATGGTGATCAGCGGGAAGATCCAGGTGTGGTCGGCGCCGATGCTCCAGGCCGCCCCGCTGTTGCGGGTCAGGGTGAGGTAGACGGCGCCGCCGAGCAGCCGTACCGGCGGCCGGTCGTCCAGGTTGAGCAGCGCGAGGTGCTTGGTGAGCAGGTCGGCGAGCAGGGCCACCAGGGCGATGCTGGCCAGGACCACGACCGCACGGCGGCGGGAGGTGCCGCCGCCCGGCTCAGCGGTGCCGGATCCGGCGGTCGGTGCTGTGGTCATCGACTCCCCATCGACTTGTCCGACGGCGACGGATCGCCGTCCTACGCGGTCAGCGGGGAGCGGATCTCAGCGCCGCTCCTCCAGCTGCTTGCAGGTCACGCAGAGGGTCGCCGACGGGAAGGCGGCGAGCCGCTCCACCGGGATCGGGTTCCCGCACCGCTCGCACCACCCGTAGCCACCCTCGTCGAGCCGCTCCAACGCCCGCTCGACCTGCGTGATCCGTTCCCGGATGCTGTTGGCGAGAGAGATCTCCTGCTCGCGTTCGAACGTCTTGGTGCCGGTGTCGGCCTGGTCGTCCCCGGCCGAGTCGGTCAGCCGGTCGCGCTGCAGCTCGGTGATCTCGCTCAGCGTCTGATCGTACTCGGCGCGCAGCTCGTCCCGGCGGGCCGCCAGCGCCGCCCGGATCTTCTCGGTCTCCGCCGCGCTGCGGGTGGCCTTCGGCGCAGGCTTACGACCGGCGGTCCTGGTGTCGGCTGGCTTCGCCATCGTCAGCTCCCTCAGCCGCGTAGCGCGGCGGTCGGCGGTGCCCGGACAGGGGCCACCGGCCTGGCGCCCCCATGCAACAAAACGGGCGCGTGGCAACGTAGGCCACGCACTCCGGAGGGTGGCAAGAATACGGAACGTACAGGCGTCCGACAACGTGCCGCACCGTCGCACCGCTATTCAGCCCCGAGTAAGCCCCAATCGGGGCAAAAGGAACGCTAGCAGATCAGCCATCACGATCCTCCCCGTACTCGCCAAACCACCTGGCCAGCCGACCGCGCCGGCTGATCGCCCGCAGCCGCCGCTCGGCCTCGTCGCGCACCCCGGCGACGGCCACGATCAGCAGGCTGTCGCCGACCTTCAGCCGGGTGTCCGGGCCCGGGACGAACCCGGTCCCGTCCCGCAGCACCAGGGTCACCGAGGCGCCCACCGGCAGCCGCAGCTCGTCCACGTGCACGCCGGCCAGCCGGGAGCCCGCCGGCACCTCCAGTTGGAGCAGGTCCGCCCGCATCCGCTCCAGCGGCGCCGTCTCCACCCGGATCTCCGCCAGCTCGGCCGGCGCGGTCACCCGCAGCCGGCGGGCCGCCGGGGCGAGGGTGCCGGCCTGCAACAGCGTGAAGATCACCACCAGCACGAAGACCACGTCGAAGAGCCGGTCCGCCCCCGGCACCCGCTCCGACAACGGGATGGTGGCCAGCACGATCGGCACCGCCCCGCGCAACCCGGCCCAGGACAGGAACGCCTGCTCGCGCAGGCTCATCCGGAACGGCAGCGCGGAGAGGAGCACCGACAGCGGCCGGGCGAGCAGCAGCAGGGCCAGCCCGACCAGCACCGCCGGCAGCACCGCCCCGGACAGCCGGCTCGGCGTGGCCAGCAGGCCGAGCAGCACGAAGAGCCCGATCTGGGCCAGCCAGGCGAGCCCGTCGGCGAAGCCGAGGATCGCCTGCCGGTGCGGCAGCCGGGCGTTGCCGAGCAGCACGCCGGCCACGTACACGGCGAGGAAGCCGGAGGCGTGCAGCACCGCGCCGGCCGCGTAGGCCAGCACGGTGAAGCCGACCACGGCGATCGGGTAGAGCCCGGACGAGGGCAGCGCCGCGCGGCGCAGCGCGTAGCGCCCGGCGATCCCGGCGGCCACCCCGACCGCCGCACCCATCCCCAGCTCGTAGCCGACCAGGAGCACCTCGTACCACCAGGGGTGGCCCTCGGTGGTGCCGGCCGAGAGCAGCACCACCAGGATCACCACCGGCGCGTCGTTCATGCCGGACTCGGCCTCCAGGGCGGCCACCAGCCGGGGCGGCAGCCGCAGCCGGCGCAGCGTGGCGAAGACCGCCGCGGCGTCGGTCGAGGAGAGCACCGCGCCGTAGAGCAGGGCCAGCCGCCAGTCCAGCCCGAGCAGCAGGTGCACCACCAGGCCGACCACCAGGATGCTGACCAGCACCCCGACCGTGGAGAGCGCCGCCGCCAGCCCGAGCACCGGGCGCAGGGTGCTCCACCGGGCGGTCAGCCCGCCCTCCGCGATGATCACGATCAACGCGCAGAAGCCCAGCACCCGGGTCAGCTCGGCGTCGTCGAAGCGGATGCCCAGACCGGACTCCCCGATCGCCACCCCGAGCGCCAGGTAGACCAGAAGACTCGGCACGCCGAGCCGGGTGGAGAAGCGGACCGCGCCGATCGCCACCAGCAGGACGGCCGCGCCCAGCAGCAGCGCGAGTTCGAGCCCGGGCGTCACCGGCGACCGGTCCTCGGCGCCGTCACGCGTCCGATCCGTCGCGCAGCCGACGGAGCGCGTCGGCCACCTCGTCGGTGGCCCGCTCGACGTCGAAGAGCTTGTCCCGGCTGGCCGTGCCGGCACGCAGGGACACCGCCGCCGGCCGTACGCCCAGCGCGGCGGCGAGCGCCCGCCGGGCCGCCTCGGTGGCCCGCCCGTCGACCGGCGGGGCGTTCACGGCGACCACCAGGGCGGGGCCGTGCGGGCCGTCGAACCGGCCGCCGACCCGGGCACGGGACGCCCCGGGCTTGACCCGCACGGCGACGGTGAGCGTCTCCTCGACCGGCATCCGGGTCAGCCCGGTGGGGCGTCGGCGAGCAGGGCGGTGTCCGGGGCGCAGTCCGCGCACGGGGTGAAGCCCAGCGACACCGCCTCGGAGACCGGCAGCGGTTCGTGGTCCCGCGCGAACAGGTGCAGGCAGGTGGCGAGGTGGTAGCGGGGGCGGCCGTCGACCACCCGCACCTCGGTGTCGAGCCGGGCGACCCGGGCGGCGTCGGCGGTCGACACGGACTGGGCCTCCGGTTCGTCGTCGAGCCCCGCGTCGGCGGCCGGCTCGGCGCGCCACGACGCGGTGTCCGCCCCGCCGCGCCCGGACGGCCCCGGCGCGGGGCTGACCGACTCCCAGGGCCCGGCGAGGTCGCCGTCGGTGGGGCGTGCCGCCGCCACGTCGGGCTCCCCCGCCCCGGCGTCGCCGGCCGGCGCGGGACGGGTGGTCACGGTCTCCGGCTCCCACGGCGTCTCGGCGTACGGCTCCCACCGGCCGTCCGCGGCGGTCACCGGCGGCTCGGGCGGTTGCCGCCACCCGTCGCCACCGGCGCCGAACGTCGTGGGCACGTGCTGGACGGGGATCTCCGGCTCCGGTGCGGCCCGGTCGGCCGGAGCCGTGGTCCGGGACGTGCCCGGAGAACCCCGGCCGGCGCGCGGTCGAGCCTGTTCCCCCGTCGCCCGGGCGGCGGCCACCTGGCGGGCGCCGGCCACCAACGCGACGGCGGCCAACAGGCTGGCCGCGATGGAGCTGATCAGCAGGGTGCTGGAGCCGTCGGCGAGACCGAACACCAGCAGCACCACGGCGACGAGGATGAGCACCAGGCTTGCGACTATCACGGGCCCACCCCCGCCGCGTCGGGTCAGTTGTGGCGCGGTCGGCGGTCGTCGGGTGACGGCCGCCGACCGTCAATCAGCGACCGGACTCGAGAGCGCCGGAGCGACCCCCGCCGTACGAGCCGGCGAGGCCCGCGGCGGCCAGCCCGTTGCCGCCGACGGAACGACCGCCCTCGGCACGGGTCATCTCGGCCTCCAGGCCCTGGCCACGACCGTCGAGGTCGCGCAGCTGGCTCTCCAGGTACGCCTTGAGGCGGGTGCGGTACTCCCGCTCGAACTGCTTGAGCTCCTCGATGTGCTTCTGCAGCGCCGTGCGCTTGGCGTCCAGGCCGCCCATGGCCTCCTGGTGCCGCTGGCGGGCGTCGCGCTCCAGGGCGTCGGCCTTGGCGCGGGCCTCACGGGTGACCTCCTCGGCCTTCGACCGGGCCTCGGAGAGGAGCTGGTCGGCCTCACGACGGGCGTCGGAGACGTGGTCGTCGGCGGTCCGCTGGGCCATCATCAGCACCCGCAGCGCCTGCTGCTCGCCGTCGCCGGCGTTGGCCGGGCCACCGCTGGCGCGGACCTGCTCGAGCTCGGCCTGCATCGCCCGCGCGGCCTGCTCGGCCGCGGCCTTGTCGCGCTGCACCCGGTCGAGCTGGGCCTTGACGTCGTTGAGCTCGGCCGCGAGACGGGCGTCGCCGCCGGGGCCGGCCGGAGCGCCGCCACGACCGCCGCGCTCCACCTGGGCGCGCAGCTCGT
This genomic interval from Micromonospora coxensis contains the following:
- a CDS encoding TraR/DksA family transcriptional regulator codes for the protein MAKPADTRTAGRKPAPKATRSAAETEKIRAALAARRDELRAEYDQTLSEITELQRDRLTDSAGDDQADTGTKTFEREQEISLANSIRERITQVERALERLDEGGYGWCERCGNPIPVERLAAFPSATLCVTCKQLEERR
- a CDS encoding potassium/proton antiporter produces the protein MTPGLELALLLGAAVLLVAIGAVRFSTRLGVPSLLVYLALGVAIGESGLGIRFDDAELTRVLGFCALIVIIAEGGLTARWSTLRPVLGLAAALSTVGVLVSILVVGLVVHLLLGLDWRLALLYGAVLSSTDAAAVFATLRRLRLPPRLVAALEAESGMNDAPVVILVVLLSAGTTEGHPWWYEVLLVGYELGMGAAVGVAAGIAGRYALRRAALPSSGLYPIAVVGFTVLAYAAGAVLHASGFLAVYVAGVLLGNARLPHRQAILGFADGLAWLAQIGLFVLLGLLATPSRLSGAVLPAVLVGLALLLLARPLSVLLSALPFRMSLREQAFLSWAGLRGAVPIVLATIPLSERVPGADRLFDVVFVLVVIFTLLQAGTLAPAARRLRVTAPAELAEIRVETAPLERMRADLLQLEVPAGSRLAGVHVDELRLPVGASVTLVLRDGTGFVPGPDTRLKVGDSLLIVAVAGVRDEAERRLRAISRRGRLARWFGEYGEDRDG
- a CDS encoding DivIVA domain-containing protein; amino-acid sequence: MPLTPADVHNVAFKKPPIGKRGYDEEEVDAFLDEVERELARLIEENNELRAQVERGGRGGAPAGPGGDARLAAELNDVKAQLDRVQRDKAAAEQAARAMQAELEQVRASGGPANAGDGEQQALRVLMMAQRTADDHVSDARREADQLLSEARSKAEEVTREARAKADALERDARQRHQEAMGGLDAKRTALQKHIEELKQFEREYRTRLKAYLESQLRDLDGRGQGLEAEMTRAEGGRSVGGNGLAAAGLAGSYGGGRSGALESGR
- a CDS encoding DUF167 domain-containing protein; protein product: MPVEETLTVAVRVKPGASRARVGGRFDGPHGPALVVAVNAPPVDGRATEAARRALAAALGVRPAAVSLRAGTASRDKLFDVERATDEVADALRRLRDGSDA